From the genome of Candidatus Nealsonbacteria bacterium:
CAAGTAATTAAAATACCGCTGATAAACAAAGAAGAATTAAAATCAGCCGTTATTTATGAGGCCCAAAACCACATTCCCCTGCCAATTGAAGATGTCTATTTGGATTTTCAAATTATTCCCCCTTTTTTCAATAAACAGGATTATTATGAAGCTTTAATTGTCGCCCTGCCCAAAAAAATAGTTGATCCTTATGTTTCCTGTTTTAAAAAAGCCGGCCTTTTTCCCAAAGCCCTGGAAATTGAACCTCAAGCAATAGTTAGGGCTTTAATTAAGGTCAAAGAAGATAAATCTTCTTCTTCCGCTGAACCTGACGATAGGAAGGTGAGGCGTGAGAAGAGAACAGAGTTCTCTTCGAACCCCTTCGCTGCGGCTCGGGAGGGAGATTTATCTTGTTTGAACTTAGTCAACCAATAACAGCCAAATCCTATGTCTTGATAAAGAGTGACAACCGGCANNCCCCTTCGCCGTGGCTCGGGAAAATGAAACAAATCAACCATCATCTTTTCTTTTAATTCATTTAGGGAGGACAAAAACCAGTTTGATGATTTTTTCCGGTTATTCTTTAAGACTTACTTTTTCCTTGTCCATTTCTTCAGAAAATTTTAGCCAAGCCATTTCTAAAACAATGAAAATAGACTTTCAAGAAGCAGAAAAATTAAAATTAGAAAACGGACTAAAAAAAGAAGATGAAAAAGGAAAGGAAATTTTTGAGGCAATGATTCCAATTCTGACCGATTTTATTGAACAAATAAAAAAATATCTGGGTTATTATCAAACTCAAACATCTCAAGAATTTTTTTCCCAAAAAAGAAAAGAAATATCAAAAATTCTTCTTTGCGGCGGAGGGGCGGGATTAAAGGGGTTGGACGGTTTTTTAACCAATGAACTTAAAATCCCGGTTGAAATTGGTAATCCTTGGATAAATATTTTACCCCAACCCTTAAAAGAAGTTCCCCAATTATCTTTTGAGGAATCATTAAAATATACAACATCTTTGGGCTTGGCATTAAGAGAGTTCGAAGAAGATAAATCTTCTTCTCGCACCGAACTTTTGCGAAGCAAAAGTGAAGGTAAAGAAGAGGACGAAGTCCTCTTCGTCGAGCCGAAGGCGAGACGGGAGAAGAAACTTGTTTCTGCGACCATCTCCCGCCTCGCTACGCTCGGCGGAAGAAGAAAGTAATCTTTCTTCGCCCTACCATTATGACTAATCTTTTACCGGAACAATATAAAAAAGAACTTATTGAAGAAAAAAATCGGAAGTTGGTTTTGATTTTAGTCATTCTTTTTTCTTTCTTTCTTTTTTGCTTTTCCCTGTTTTTATTTTTAATAAAATTTCAACAGGAGAATGAAATTGAATTTCAAAAAAACTTACTTTCTCTTAAAAAAGAGGAATTTTTGCAAATTCATAATCTTGAGGAAAAGTTCAATTTAACCAATCAAAAACTTTCCCAATTGAATGCTTTTTATCAAAAAAAATTTAGTTTAACCCAATTTTTAGAACAAATTTACCAAATTATTCCGCCGGGAATACGGCTTGACTCTTTTTCATATCAGGCCGAAGATGGTCAGGTTAATCTTTCAGGCCTTGCTCCGACAATTGAGCTATTGGTTGATTTTAAAAATAATCTAAAAGAACAAAAAAACCTTAAAGAAATTTCTTTCCCTTCTTTTGTTTGGATTGAATTAACCGATATTGATTTTAGCGTTAGTTTTAAAACAATAGATAATCTACATGGCTCCGAATAAAAAAACAATTTTAACTTTAATAATTTTTTTAACAACATCTTCTTTTTTTATTTCCTTGGTAATTCTTCCCTTTTTAAATGAGATAAAAAATAATTCAGAAATTATTATCAATCAAAAAAAAGAAGCGGCTTTGTTTGAAACGAAAATTACAAATCTCAGAAATTTTGAAAATATTTATCAAATTCATCAAGAAAATTTGGAAAAAATTGAGACCTTATTTATTGACCCTAAAATACCGGCTGATATTATCAAATTCACTGCTTTTTTAAGAAAAATTGCTTATCCCTCTCAAACTTCAATCGAAATTTTGCCATCTCCAATTCCCTGATTTTTTAAAATTTTTAAATAAATTGGAAAATTCTCCCTGGTTAATTGAGATTTTAAATTTAAATGTCGGAAGAAATGAAAAAGGAACCGAAACCTCTCTTTTAATAAAGGTTTTTACAAAATAAGCGAGATGAAAATAATAAGAAAAATAATAAAAAATTTAAAAAGATTAAATAAAATAAAAGAGCTTGTTCAAAAATTGCCAGAAATTTTGGCAAAGAATTTTTTTCTAACCTTAATTGTTTTTTTTGTTTTAGCTTTACTTTTTTCCGGCTTTTTTTATTTCAGATATTACATTTCGGCTAAAAAAATTGAACCGGAAATTTTAGAACCCCCATTTATTTTTAATAACAAAGATATTCAAGAAGTTTTGAAAACCTGGCAGGAAAAAGAAGAAAAATTTAAAGACGCGGAATTTAAAAAATATCCCAATCTGTTTAAAGTTGACGAAAA
Proteins encoded in this window:
- a CDS encoding PilN domain-containing protein — encoded protein: MTNLLPEQYKKELIEEKNRKLVLILVILFSFFLFCFSLFLFLIKFQQENEIEFQKNLLSLKKEEFLQIHNLEEKFNLTNQKLSQLNAFYQKKFSLTQFLEQIYQIIPPGIRLDSFSYQAEDGQVNLSGLAPTIELLVDFKNNLKEQKNLKEISFPSFVWIELTDIDFSVSFKTIDNLHGSE
- the pilM gene encoding pilus assembly protein PilM → MLEFLSLKQEVFGLDISDRSLKIAKLKKRGEFLSLASFGETEIKSAGIIKQGEIKKEALFIKILKQALNDVKGEKLKTKYLIASLPEEKTLLQVIKIPLINKEELKSAVIYEAQNHIPLPIEDVYLDFQIIPPFFNKQDYYEALIVALPKKIVDPYVSCFKKAGLFPKALEIEPQAIVRALIKVKEDKSSSSAEPDDRKVRREKRTEFSSNPFAAAREGDLSCLNLVNQ